From Aspergillus luchuensis IFO 4308 DNA, chromosome 2, nearly complete sequence:
TCGCCGGTGTGGCTCAACAGGGTCCTCAGCGTGGTCAATCCGTCTCCATCGTTCTGGACGTCATCATCGACCAAAATGTTGAATGCTTCTACCATGTCGGCGCGAAAGAGGTCGCGAGCCTTATCCCTCTGTCCCTTGAATGTGTACAGTGATGCAAGGGCCGACTTGGGGACCTTTGCGGCTGGGTCGTCCTCGTGGATCTGCTGCAATCTCCcagcggctgctgctgactcTTCCCCATCCGATTTCATGGCCGTCTCCAGGTAGAGCATGCTGAGACGGACAACGGCACTTTGTTTAATGAAATCCAGCTGCTCTTGGCCTGTCGAAGAAACTTCATCCCAGTCCCGGATTGAGTCCAAGCATTCTCGCAAACGACCTGCGGCAGTGGCTGATAGCCCAGGCGAGACTCTGCAGAGGTAGTACTCAGCACTGCCCTGGAGCAGTAGTGGAATCGCAAGGTCATGATTTGTGCCTGCCTTCCTTGCGGTCTCAATAGCCACCTCCAATTCTTCTTGGAAGGCTGCCCACAGCTCCGGGTACGAGAAGATCTGAGAAAAGATTGCCTTGAAAACGGACAGCATATGACTTTCGTTCCGTCTACTCACTGCCGTCTCCAGTAACGCCATCATGGTAGAGACTTTGCCTGGAACTTTCTTGGTGAGAGCTTTTTGAATGATTGATCGCGCCTCGTCCTCCTTCTTGCCGATGGCATATTCCTGGAGCATCGCGTAGAGAATGTCCacgtcctcttcatccaactTGGAAGCTTCTTCCCAAAATTCCATGGCAGTTTCTGGGCTGGTCGCCGACTCTGCTAGAGATTTGTAGACATCTCGCAGCTGCCGTTTGTTCAAGGGGGTCTGAGCTCGAAGAATTGCTGCGGCCTGTTGTTCCCTGTTAGATAACGGTCTACTCTGCGCAGGGTGAGTGACCTTTGTACATTCTGGTAGTGCTGGTTCGCAGCCTCCTGTTCATTATACCCGAAATAGGTGTCACCTAACCGAATATACCATATGTAGTCTGGTTCGGTGACCCCCAAGGACTGTCTGCACCACTGTTCGGCCTTTACAACTCTTTCCAGGCGTGAATCGTTTTCGTTAATAGTAATCCTCAACTTGCTTTTGTCCAACCTCTGGCTTTCCCCAGCTACCGCAGCCTGGTTATGCTGTTCTGATTTGGCGCCCTGCATTCAATGATATATAAGCCTTAGGCACCAGAGCGCCGAAATGGATCCCGTCCAACAACTGCTTACCAGAGCCAAGAATGCCTCGATCCAGGTGTAGGTGATGTACGCGTCGCCCTCGGTTTCTCGCAGCCATTTCCGGGCGATCATGGGCATTACTGGAGCCAATAGACTTTGGTTGCgatctttgtctttcttcaAATCTGCCAGCCATCGTTTGTCACGGGGTCCTAGCGTAGCGATAGCCACGGGGTCATCTAACCAACTCCAGCAAATTTCGAGACAGTCATGATCACAGTAATAAAATGATCCCCCGCGAAAGTATTCCCAATTTCGCTCGATAAAGTCCCCGTCAGTGAACATGCCATAGACATGCGATCCAATGAAGTGCTTATCTGTGGGCAGGAGTTCGTCTAAGCCAGTCACGCCAGACAGGACTTTTAGATGGTGTGAGAGATTTCGCATCAGATAATCTCCAAGTACCTTGCCTCTTTTATCGACGAGTGGATTAAGGAAGAAATCAAAGGCCCTTTTGATCACCTCCAGATGAGCATCAACTCTGTACACCTGAATTTTCCGTTGAACTGCGTTTGCTTGCTGGGACATTTGTCTAAACGCAAATCCATCAAGGAATGAGTAGTGGTTCAAGTCCCAGAAGAAGCGCTGAACCATCTTGAGGTCtccgttggtgatggtgattgtAGCAGTTATCTTTGGGTCCTCTGATGACTGTCTAGGCCTGTCGCGCTGAGCAATTACACAGTCCTCCACATGATCTGTCAAGGCCAGGATCCTCCCACCGAGGGTCGAGGTCAAGGTAAAGATCTTTGAGTATTTGCCTGTgatcttctcatccaacgGCTGGAGGGAGACGGTATTGAAGCGGAGGAACAAGGCGGCTGCCACTTCCTCTAGGGTTATGAAAGACCCTGCAGCCACGACCCAGACTAGGATTTCATTGATCTCCTCGATCTCTCGTGGCTTCAACATCGCTTCCATTGTTTTGAGCTCCGATCGCACAAGCTCCCGGGGATCTGTGCTCGACTCATGCAACGCCCGgttcagctcttcctcggtgCCGCCTGACGCAATGATCTCCTTAACCTGGCGGAGGTCTTGCTGAATCCTTGCATAGGAATGGTTGGAGCGTGCTAGAAGCTGTTCCTCAACCATGCGTCTTCGTCGCCGCGAGTCATTGTCTGCTCCTTGGAAGAGATTCGCCTTCTTTAGCTCCTGCACGATGAATGCTTTGATGTCGACCCCGTTGTAGTTTGCAATATCGATGGTCTTCAtccgagaagaaaggagTTGGACTCCCTGCAATGCCTCGGGCTCGCCGCTGAGCAGCACTCTAACGCGGTAAGACCTGCCCTCGTCGCCTTGCTGTATCGCCCTCCAAAGCCGTTCGCGGTCTTCAGGGCTGAGCATATCAACAGAGTCAAGGATGATGTAATGTGTCGTGTTTTTGGCCGGCATTCCCACTCCCAGTGTAGCCCAGAGTTCCGCAAAACTCGCATCCCTGATGGATCTTGCGCTCCTTCCAGACTCGTTTAACGCGCTAAAAACACGCCTCGCGTAGACCGAGTCCTGCTCCGCTAGCTGTACACAGATTGACTGTATCGCTTGCTCTAGCCGTTTCTTGTTGCCATCGTTGTCCCTCCCCTCTGCCACGGAAAAATGGTAATAGCCGACTAAGCTGCGTTCGGCCGTGGCCCCCACGTTTGCAGATCTGATCTCATGGGCAATCGCAGAGACTAGAAAAGATTTGCCTGTTCCAGGCTCACCAGACACGATAAGCAGGGAATCGGCTGGGTAGCCTCTATCGATCCAATGCTTATAGGCATCGATTTCATTCAACCATTTCCCGCTACCTTTCATAGAGCTCTTCCACATCGTATCCCGAACCTCGAGGACCGCAGCTACCTCGACGTCCTTCTGCCCAAGCTTTGCTCTGATGGTAGCCAGAATATGTTCCCGCTCAGTATCCACTTTGCGTTTGAGCTCCGCTTCCACGAGCCCTGATACATCGCTCTTGATTGCCCTTGTGTTTGTGTCGACCTTTAGGGTTGTGTTCCTCATGAACCGGACGTCCTGGCCAGTTTCCATTGCCGCCTCCAGGGTCAGGGTCGCTTGAAGATTCAGCTGATCCTGTGTCAGTTTCTTAAAGAGGGTCAATTCGGACTGGACCGAACTGTCGTCCAAGAGGATACGTTTGGCGTTGCGCTTGAAGCCCTTCCAGCGGCCCTCACGGTGGATATTGATGCAGTCGGCACAGAGATTCACaaaactcatcatcacctggTTGATGGACTGTCGCAGGGCCGCGTCAATCTGCGCACTTTCATCCATCCGCTCGTAGATCCGAAACTGGGTCAGGGCCGGTCTGACTTCGGAAAAGATGGCATCGATCTCACTATGGAAAGTACGGACCTTTCCTGGGATCTccagcaaaaaagaaagagcatTGAAGCACAGTCCTGCCGGGGCGAAGACCTGGAAGATCCCGAATCAGCATCCTATTCGGTAACGCCGGCTTTCGGACATGTATGAAAAGCGAGAGGATCACCCGTTACCATTGACGCGCCTTGGGACGCAATACCAccgaggagctggatgcaatggatgatttggaatCCCACATCTTTTGCCGTCGAAACATCTTTATCGTCCACCTGCGCGGCATAATGCGCGTCGAGAAGCCGGCGCAGATCGTCCGGGCCCCGGGAGGGCCCATCGAGTGTTTGGCCAGTGCGCTGCTCAAAACGAAGGATGGTCTTCTCCCAGATCTCCTTGACGGAGGCTCTTTCCTGCTCTGACTCGAAACTCATCGTGTCGGTCCGTACTCGCAAACAAAACTTCCacaagaagctgaagatttCCCCCACTCGCTGTGGACCCAGTTGGGCCTTCGTCTGTCCTTTATGCCCCGCGACCCCTCTCTGTCAGCCCCGCTTGCACGAAGCCACCTCGGATCCTGTCGCCATGTCTGACCCTGCACTAGTCTAGATCTGAGGGCTAATTGGCAAGGGAACAGCACTGAAGGGTAAGCACTAGAACGGAAAGGAGGGCCATCGGCCTGGCTAGAAGATCCAGTATATATGTACCGTGGATTTTCTCGGACTCGCCCGAGCACCCAGTCAGGCACTACACGTGACCAAGTGGTATACAGGCATATAGACCTCGCCAAAACGCTGGTCGGGTTGGGTTTCGAGCTGGACACCTCACCGCATAAATGCATCATGTCCAAACTCGGAAGGCCATTGCCGGTTAGCTGGGCATGTGGCTGGTGCGGCACATGAGTTAATCCGAGGACCGAGAACTCCACATGACGCGTCAGGCAATACTATCACCCTGCCCAGAGTCTCTACCCATGCACCTGCTTTCACATCAGTGATGAAACATTTGCCTTCATCATTCGACCAAGAAGTCGATGAGCTGTTTCAGCTCTTGGTTTTATCATATTGTGCTGCCAGCTCGTCCCACGTGATTTCCTTGGGTGTTGGGTAGGAAGAAGCCTGCATTCATTTAGCACTATGGAAAGAGCTTGAGACTCGGGGCAGGCCTACCAATTGCTCTTGTGAGAGTGGCAAAGCTTTGCTCGGGATGAAGAGTACAATCTGTCCATCATGCCTGAACCGAATCATTACGTAGACATCGGCATCGCACTCTTGGGAGAATTCGAAAGATtcaaaagaaaagggcattTTTCCGACGAGAGCGTTGTTGCCGTTTGGATCGGGGGAGGACGGTGGTCATAGCGTGGTAATACTACTTACCCACATGCGATAAAACCATGTCCGCTGGAATAGACTTTCGACTCCCTCAATGGGGATGCTTTCTGATGACATATGAAATTGCTCTTCAGCAAATCCTGCCTCTGCCGCGGCACGAATGGATTCTAAAGCCTGAGTACTATTATCCGCCTCCTCGCCCGACCACACCATCACCTGGCTAGCTTGTTCATATATGCGCGCCATGATTTGAAtttgcttctctttctccctcatgTTGTTCTGGTCGATGCAAATTGCGTCGACCCATAATGTCCGTTCAAACTCAAAGCCTCGAAGCCTAAGGAGGGCGGAGTGTAAATTCTTTCCGCCTGAAAAAGCCTgattgttgatggagatggtgctCTGCCCGTCTGTCTGATCTCCCCACACGTATGAGAGGGCGTCGTACTCTTGGGCAATATTGTTCTGGAGAGAGTAACTGAAAAGCTGGCATTTGATCGGAGCAGCTCTGTCCTTGCTTGGGAGCAGACGAAGTATGCGAGTGCTGAAAGGACCTTGATCCAGAGGAAAATATTCAAAGTCGGGCATGGTTGAGAATAGTAGTACTTCTTTTGGGTCACTTTACGGGATGAAGGTCCTACAGCGTCGTTTATGAGCACTTTACACATGCAGAACGGCCGTCCCTAATATCCCGTGTCAACGATGCAACGGATGGAATGCCCATCGGATTCGTATGAAGCTGATGTGTCAATAATGGTGGGGATTAGAAAGCCCTTGAGATGCCGACCGTGTGGGAGTAGCCAGCGAGGTGCGCCTTAGTGAGGGATTGTCGCGCATCTTTTAGTACTTAATACAGTAAGAGCGTCGACAACCTGTCCTTGCAAGATTGGCTGGCCGTGTCCCTGCTTATCCTGAGTTCCCCGCCATGAACAACGCATCAGTTTCCGATcctaccccctcccccctcgcTACCTATCTAGATTAGATCAAGCACGCGGCCCAAGGGGAGTACCACCTACTTTGCAACTGGCTGCGGATGCCCCGCTGACAGGAGCGGATAGAGGCATTAGGCGAGAGCGGGGTTGTCACTTGTATATAACATTATCGCGAATAATGTTGAAGAATGCTAACAACAGATTGGATCCACGTTCTCACGAGATTAGTTAAGGTGGCACCAAGCAGAGTCGGTCCAAAAATAAATAGGGGAGGAATATTCCGTAGACGAAAGGTGATGGTCTGGAGATTGTGTCAGGGTACTAATATTGACTTGCTTCAGTTCACTTGGCAATTCTGCATATGCTGTCCTGGGACATCTGCACAAGATGGATGGACAGGCTATCCATAATATAAGTCCAATAGATTTCACCCGTAAAGGTATAACATGAATAAAGTCAGTATTTAGGCAAAGGTGGGTGATTAAATGGTAATGCTCTCGTACACAGACGGAGGCGATGTGGCACCATATCACGTTATGTCTCAGAATCCAGGGTAGTTGACCAT
This genomic window contains:
- a CDS encoding HET domain-containing protein (COG:S;~EggNog:ENOG410PVCK;~InterPro:IPR010730;~PFAM:PF06985), with translation MPDFEYFPLDQGPFSTRILRLLPSKDRAAPIKCQLFSYSLQNNIAQEYDALSYVWGDQTDGQSTISINNQAFSGGKNLHSALLRLRGFEFERTLWVDAICIDQNNMREKEKQIQIMARIYEQASQVMVWSGEEADNSTQALESIRAAAEAGFAEEQFHMSSESIPIEGVESLFQRTWFYRMWVSSITTL
- a CDS encoding uncharacterized protein (COG:S;~EggNog:ENOG410PFK3;~InterPro:IPR011990,IPR027417,IPR042621,IPR031350;~PFAM:PF17109;~go_function: GO:0005515 - protein binding [Evidence IEA]), which gives rise to MSFESEQERASVKEIWEKTILRFEQRTGQTLDGPSRGPDDLRRLLDAHYAAQVDDKDVSTAKDVGFQIIHCIQLLGGIASQGASMVFAPAGLCFNALSFLLEIPGKVRTFHSEIDAIFSEVRPALTQFRIYERMDESAQIDAALRQSINQVMMSFVNLCADCINIHREGRWKGFKRNAKRILLDDSSVQSELTLFKKLTQDQLNLQATLTLEAAMETGQDVRFMRNTTLKVDTNTRAIKSDVSGLVEAELKRKVDTEREHILATIRAKLGQKDVEVAAVLEVRDTMWKSSMKGSGKWLNEIDAYKHWIDRGYPADSLLIVSGEPGTGKSFLVSAIAHEIRSANVGATAERSLVGYYHFSVAEGRDNDGNKKRLEQAIQSICVQLAEQDSVYARRVFSALNESGRSARSIRDASFAELWATLGVGMPAKNTTHYIILDSVDMLSPEDRERLWRAIQQGDEGRSYRVRVLLSGEPEALQGVQLLSSRMKTIDIANYNGVDIKAFIVQELKKANLFQGADNDSRRRRRMVEEQLLARSNHSYARIQQDLRQVKEIIASGGTEEELNRALHESSTDPRELVRSELKTMEAMLKPREIEEINEILVWVVAAGSFITLEEVAAALFLRFNTVSLQPLDEKITGKYSKIFTLTSTLGGRILALTDHVEDCVIAQRDRPRQSSEDPKITATITITNGDLKMVQRFFWDLNHYSFLDGFAFRQMSQQANAVQRKIQVYRVDAHLEVIKRAFDFFLNPLVDKRGKVLGDYLMRNLSHHLKVLSGVTGLDELLPTDKHFIGSHVYGMFTDGDFIERNWEYFRGGSFYYCDHDCLEICWSWLDDPVAIATLGPRDKRWLADLKKDKDRNQSLLAPVMPMIARKWLRETEGDAYITYTWIEAFLALGAKSEQHNQAAVAGESQRLDKSKLRITINENDSRLERVVKAEQWCRQSLGVTEPDYIWYIRLGDTYFGYNEQEAANQHYQNAAAILRAQTPLNKRQLRDVYKSLAESATSPETAMEFWEEASKLDEEDVDILYAMLQEYAIGKKEDEARSIIQKALTKKVPGKVSTMMALLETAVSRRNESHMLSVFKAIFSQIFSYPELWAAFQEELEVAIETARKAGTNHDLAIPLLLQGSAEYYLCRVSPGLSATAAGRLRECLDSIRDWDEVSSTGQEQLDFIKQSAVVRLSMLYLETAMKSDGEESAAAAGRLQQIHEDDPAAKVPKSALASLYTFKGQRDKARDLFRADMVEAFNILVDDDVQNDGDGLTTLRTLLSHTGDYENAQRAALLYLKMQFDKTILKELLAEEEPSITADLLSKYENHRPNARVLPVDQPWHDLQYVWGEVSRLATEAEYADRQRAAKYYRVEQIFAKHERAQWWGFHCTNCLQPWDNDHGLHSCKYCYNVDLCDACWGTLRSGESGQAFVCSRMHEWYELPPLTIEQYLRACREVVLMKSDNGGEEVRSVSKWLGTLCEEWRLSKADWGFE